The following is a genomic window from Haloarcula sp. DT43.
TGACCGGCGGGAACGAGAACAGACCGATTGCGTCGTAGATGGCCGGCACGCGGTCGAAGTCGGCCACGAGGTCACCGTAGGTCTGGCCGGTCTCGTGGGACGCCATGACCTCGCTGGGCGTCATCTCCGCGTCAGCGTCCAGCGGGACGAACGTCGCCTCGTCGGGGTCGGCGCTGGTGTAGGTGATGGACTTGCCTGTCTCGTCCGTGACTGAGTCGCCTTTCAACATCGTGAGGTCGTGGACCCCAATCGCGCCTTTCGCCCGCTTGCGGCCCATCGTCGCGTGGAGCTTCTCCTGCAGTTGGATGAGCGACTCCAGCGCGGCGTCGTCCATGTCCAAGCCACGGACGACGGCCCCGGTGACGTACGGGCGCTCGTCGGGCTGGTCCTCGACCTCGATGGTCCAGTCGGCGCTGTTCGTGTTGGGGACGTCCACACCCCGGTCGTCGCCGTAGTGGTACCGCAGCGACCGCGCGACCCCCTCGACGGAGAGGCGGTCGAGGCGGTCCGGGGCGAACTCCAGTTGGAACTCGTCGTCCTCGGTCCAGCCCTCGAACTCCAGGCCGAGGTCGAACAGGTCGGACTTGAGTTCGTCGTCGTCTTTCTCGTCGTGACCGGTCAGGTACCGCAGTTCGTCGGGGTCGACGTCGACGACCGGCATCAGTGCATCACCTCCGTCTCCCGAAGCAGTTCAAGGTCACACAGCGTCCCGTGCACGTCGCGGATGTCCTCGAAGCCGTACATGAGCATCAGCAGGCGCTCGAGAGAGAGCCCCCACGCCATCACGTCGCAGTCGACGCCCAGCGGCGTGAGCACCTCGTCGCGGAAGATACCGGAGTTGCCGACCTCGACGACCTCGCCGGTCTCGGGGTGGGTGCCAAAGAGTTCGAAGCTCGGCTCGGTGTAGGGGTTGTAGTGGGGCTTGAACTCGATGTCGGTGATGCCGAACTGCTCGTAGAACTCCGTGAACGTCCCCATCAGGTCCCGCACGGAGAGGTCCTCGGCCATCACCCACCCCTCTATCTGGAAGAACTCCAGCAGGTGGGTCGGGTCAAGCGTGTCGTTGCGGTACACCTTCTCGACGCTGAAGTAGCGCTCGGGCGGTTCGAGGTCGCCGACCTGGTGGCCCGAGAGGTAGCGCATCGACAGCGAGGTGGTGTGGCCCCGCAGGTCCATCCCGCGGGCGATGTCCTCGGTCCAGGGCGAGTGATACCCCTCGCCGTCGGGGCCGACACCCTCCTTGTGGGCCGACCGGACCCGCTCGACGAGGTCGGCCGGTAGGTCCCGAATCTCGTCGGGCCGTTCCAGCGCGAACTGGTCCCAGTGGGTCCGTGCCGGGTGGTCCTGGGGCATGAACAGGCAGTCGTTTATCCAGAACTGGGCGTCGGCGTGGGGGCCCTCCATCTCCTGGAAGCCCATCCCGACGAGCGTGTCTTTCACGCGGTTGGCGGTCTGGCGGAGGATGTGCTCCTTGCCGTGGCGCACGTCCTCGGCGTCGGCCTCGACGTTGTACTCGGTGAACGCCACGTCCTCCCACTCGCCGCTGGTGAGCAGTTCGGGCGTCAG
Proteins encoded in this region:
- the pheS gene encoding phenylalanine--tRNA ligase subunit alpha codes for the protein MKRPQAQVAVLQAADAQEDRRIDEVAEDAGLKPEAATRAAFELEDDGLVAVSEETLKHYGLTEEGAEYVRESLPEQDLYAAATDAGAADAPVQMGQVIGASGLEGGAVDIALSNYARKAYGDIDSGEITANPDADPGADPEMLALEAVADGRVEDANADALDQLERRGLVDVREETVRSVRLTDDGVTALMEGVEAAETVDQLTPELLTSGEWEDVAFTEYNVEADAEDVRHGKEHILRQTANRVKDTLVGMGFQEMEGPHADAQFWINDCLFMPQDHPARTHWDQFALERPDEIRDLPADLVERVRSAHKEGVGPDGEGYHSPWTEDIARGMDLRGHTTSLSMRYLSGHQVGDLEPPERYFSVEKVYRNDTLDPTHLLEFFQIEGWVMAEDLSVRDLMGTFTEFYEQFGITDIEFKPHYNPYTEPSFELFGTHPETGEVVEVGNSGIFRDEVLTPLGVDCDVMAWGLSLERLLMLMYGFEDIRDVHGTLCDLELLRETEVMH